One window of the Perca fluviatilis chromosome 5, GENO_Pfluv_1.0, whole genome shotgun sequence genome contains the following:
- the LOC120558602 gene encoding galactose-specific lectin nattectin-like, whose translation MSANHHLSKVLLLRFLLAKTWIDAETFCISTGGNLASIHSDEEHKFIKDFINQVTGTDKNAWIGGSDAVRAGTWLWNDGSNFNYKSWAAGEPNAIGVDHCLMQNWALVTGWFDGTCTTQASFVCSKNLLL comes from the exons atgTCAG CCAATCACCACCTCAGCAAAG TCTTGCTGCTACGGTTTCTACTAGCAAAGACCTGGATCGATGCAGAG ACCTTCTGCATCTCCACTGGTGGGAATCTGGCTTCAATCCACTCAGATGAGGAACATAAATTTATCAAAGACTTCATTAACCAAGTGACCGGTACTGACAAAAATGCTTGGATCGGAGGCAGTGACGCAGTGCGG GCGGGTACATGGTTGTGGAACGATGGATCCAACTTCAACTACAAAAGCTGGGCTGCGGGGGAGCCTAACGCCATCGGAGTGGATCACTGTCTTATGCAGAACTGGGCTTTAG TAACCGGCTGGTTCGACGGGACTTGTACCACCCAGGCTTCTTTCGTGTGCTCCAAGAACCTGTTACTCTAA